The genomic interval CGCCCTTTTCTTTTTACAAGAAGTTGGTATGGAGACAAAAAAGCTGGTTGAATATCTGTCAGAATATGTTACTCCTGAGCGTTTAGCCCTTTTCGACAGGGTGTTGGAGCACAGGACCCGATATATTACTGTGGTTTTGGAGGATATCTATCAGCCCCATAATGCGAGTGCAGTGCTTAGGTCAATGGATTGTTTCGGTATCCAGGAGGCCCATATTATTGAAAACAGCAATGAATACCGTGTTAATCCTGATGTCGCTCTGGGTGCTTCAAAATGGCTGAATCTGATTAAATATAATAAGGTCGAAGACAATACCATGAATGCCATCAACTACCTGAAATCAAAAAAATATCGTATTGTTGCAACTACCCCTCATGAAAAAGAGGTCGAACTTCCTGACTTTAGAATTGAAAAGGGCAAAACGGCTCTTCTTTTCGGTACCGAGATGCACGGGCTTTCCTTTACAGCCCTGAATATGGCGGATGAATACCTCAGTATTCCCATGTATGGATTTACGGAGAGCTTCAATATATCTGTCTCGGCTGCCATTATACTTTATCAGCTAAAAGAAAAACTTAAAAGTTCAGGCATAGACTGGAAACTTTCCGAGACAGAAAAACATCATCTCAAACTGGAATGGCTCAAAAGGTCCATCAAAAGTTCTGACTTAATTATTAAAAAAATTTTATCCGATTTACCGAACCATTAGTCAATTTTTTTCGTAGTTTAATAAAAACTATTATATTTATAAGCTCAAAAAAAGCAATGTGTTATGAATTGTATTATTATTGACGATGATCCCCTTTCCCTGAGAGTGGTGGAGGAATTTGTAAACAGAACCGATTTTCTTGATTTGAAATACACTTTCAATGATGCGGTTGAAGCAATCAATACCATAAATGTAAGCGATGACGACATTGATCTGATTTTCCTGGATATTGAAATGCCCGAGATGTCAGGAATCGATTTCCTGAATACGGTTAAGGATCTGCCCCAGATTGTTATCATTTCATCTCAGGAGAAATATGCGCTCCAGGCATTTGACTATGATGTGGTGGATTATTTATTAAAACCCATTACTTTTAGCCGCTTTTATAAAGCAGCCACTAAAGCCAGAGACAATATCAGTGTTTCGGGGGAACAAAAGCAGGAAAGTCATGAGATTTTTATAAAAAAAGATTCTGCTTTGGTAAGGCTGAAATATGAAGACATCTTGTGGGTAGAGGCAATGGAAAATTATGTGGTCATATGTACCTATGACCAAAAATTTACGATCCATTTTACCATGAAATCTATTATGAATCAGCTTCCTTCCGATCAGTTCAAGCGGGTTCACAGGTCATATATCGTGAATATACGAAATATCGACCGGATTGAGGATAATTATGTGATTATCAAATCCAAACGGGAAGAGAAAAATATTCCCATCGGAAAAGCCTATAAAGAAAAATTTTTAAAAGAACTCAATCTGATTGGAAAATAATCTCCATTCATTTATATGCTCAGATTAAAGGCTCAAAGCCTGCCGGCTTTGGGCTTTTGTTTATACTGCCCCAATGGATTGTCACAACAACACTTTTTTGTCCCGGATTATTTGGCTGATGCCTCATTTGCTCATTGTTTGATGATCATTATACAGATTTGAGGAAACAATATTAAAGCCTTATCTTCCATCATGAAATAGGGAAGATTTTCTATCTTTGAAAATTTATTTCTCAGAAATCCTGAAGTTAAGTCATGTTGACTGAATATAAAGGGATTCAAAACGTTTTGCAGAGGAAAAGTTGAAAATTGCGAAAATGCATTAAAATGATGAGGCTATGATTTCACTGGAACAGGCAAGTGTGGAATATGACGGGGAACTGTTGTTCGGTGATGTATCTTTTATGTTACGACAAAAGGAGAAAGTGGGTCTGGTAGGGAATAATGGTTCAGGTAAAACCACCCTTCTTAAGATTATTCATGGGGATATGGCGCCTACCGGAGGAAAAGTAAATATTCCTTCCGATATAAAGATCGGATATCTGCCTCAACATATGGTCCATCAAGAGGATCAAACGGTATATTTGTCCGTTTTCAATTCTCTGAAGCAAATATCCGGCTTAGATGCTGATATTCGGAAGTTAAATCAGTCAGTGGTAGAAAGGGAGGATTACCAGTCAGATGAATATAGCCGAATCCTGGATGATTTAAAAGCCAAAACAGAAGAATATCATTTATTGGGAGGGGATAAAGTTGAATCGGACATTGAAAGGACATTAACCGGGCTTGGTTTTAACAGGGAAGATTTGAATCAGCCTTTGTCAGTTTTCAGTGGAGGATGGAAAATGCGTGTAGAGCTGGCAAAGATTTTATTAAATGAACCTGATGTGCTTCTTCTTGATGAACCTACCAATCATTTGGATATTGAATCCATACAATGGTTTGAAAATTATCTGGTCGGTTTTCAGGGGGCTGTGATGCTTATATCCCACGATCGTGCATTTCTTGACAATGTGACAAGCCGTACACTTGAACTGTCTCTTGGTAAACTATATGATTTTAAGCTTCCCTATTCCAAATACAGAATTGAAAGAGAAAACCTGAGGCAGCAACAGATGGCTGCTTATAAAAATCAGCAGAAGAAGATAAAAGAGACTGAGGAATTTATTGAGCGATTCCGATATAAGGCGAATAAAGCTTCCCTGGTTCAGTCGAGGATTAAGCAACTGGAAAAGATGCAGGAGGTTCAGGTAGATGAAGAGGACAATAAGCAGATGCACATCCGGTTTCCCGATCCGCCCCGATCGGGCAGAGAAGTTTTGAAAGCCGGAAACATCGTGAAATATTACGGAGATCATCTGGTTTTGGATGATGTGGATTTTTTAATTGAAAGGGGAGAACGTGTTGCTTTTGTCGGCAGAAACGGTGAAGGCAAAACCACAATGGCCAAAGTTCTTCTGGGAAAAACCGATTATGAGGGAAGTGTCACCGTAGGGTATAATGTGGAGATCGGTTATTATGCCCAGAATCAGGATGAGCTTCTTGATGATGATTTGACAGTTTTTCAAACACTTGACAATATTGCAGAGGGTGAAATGCGGAAAAAGGTCCGGCCCATCCTGGGTGCTTTTCTTTTTGAGGGCGAAGATGTGAATAAAAAGGTGCGTGTTTTGTCCGGCGGGGAAAGATCACGGCTGGCCCTTGCTAAATTGCTCTTACACCCTTACAACATGCTGATTCTTGACGAGCCCACCAACCATCTGGACATTCAGTCGAAGGAAATATTGAAACAGGCTTTGAACGATTATGGCGGCACCCTTTTACTTGTCTCCCATGATCGTGATTTTCTGGATGGGCTGGTATCGAAGGTATATGAGTTTAGACACCGGAAAATGCAGGAGCATATCGGTGGCATCTACGATTTTCTGGAGAAGAAAAAATTAGATGAGCTGGATGATCTGAATACGCCTTCTAAAGTGACCAGGAACACCGCAAATTCAGAAGGAAAGACACAAACCGGTGTAGATCACGAACAAAGGAAGGAACAAAACAGGAAAGTCAGGAAAGTAGAAAAAGAGATAGCTCAATGTGAACAAAGAATTGAGGAACTGGAATATAAAATGGAAGAAATGGAAAAGGCCCTCGCCTCACCGGAAAAAGCGGATAACCATGATCTGTATTCTCAGTACGAAGAATTAAAACAAGAACACGAAACGGAAATGAATAGGTGGGAGCAACTGCATGGAGAATTGGAGCAGTTGAAATTTTAGCTGATATAATTTTTATCATTGGCATTTGTCCATAAAGTCAAATAGATTTACAATTGATGACCCAAGACAAAAAATCTTTCATATATGGGGTTCGTCCTGTGAAGGAGGCTATAGAATCCGGCAAGCCGGTAGATAAGGTGCTTATTAAGAATGGTTTGAAGAATGAATGGTTCCGGGAGTTTTTTAATGCAGTACGGGACCATGATATACCTTATCAGTTTGTACCGGCTTCCCGACTGGATAAGGTTACCAGAAAGAACCACCAGGGGGTCATAGCTTTTCTGACGCCCGTTGAATTACAAGACATCACAGAGGTTTTGCCGGGTATATTTGAGAAAGGCAGGAATCCTTTTATTTTATTGCTGGACAGTTTAACGGATGTAAGAAATTTTGGAGCCATTGTCCGCTCGGCAGAGGGGGCTGGAGTGGATGCCATTGTGATCTCACAGAAACATTTTGCAAGGATTGGCGAGGATGCGGTAAAAACTTCAGCAGGGGCTTTGTATAAAGTACCGGTATGCCGGACTCCGGATATGATATCCACTTTGGATTATCTGTATCAAAGTGGCATTCAGGTAGTAGCTGTGTCTGAAAAATCGGATCAAAATTATTATGAAGCGGACTTTACCATACCCTCAGCTTTGGTAATGGGTTCGGAAGATAAAGGCATTTCCGGCGGATTATTGAATAAACTCGACCAATCTGTACGAATCCCTCTTGCAGGTGAAATTGAATCTCTGAATGTTTCGGTGGCTGCCGGTATCATCATGTACGAGGTGGTCCGCCAAAGGCATATGTTAACAGGTTGAAGGCCTGCTCCCGGATATTGGGCCCCGGGGTTCTTATTAACCTTCAGACTCCTGATCACGTCCTGTCAAGGCCCGGAAATCATCGCTTGAAGGACTTTGAAAAACCCGCAGGCCAAATTCGGAGATTACCGCCAAAATGTGGTCGAAAATGTCAGCCTGGACCATTTCATACGCTTTCCATTGAACCTCTTTGCTGAAGCAATAAATTTGAATGGGCAGGCCCTTTTCCGTGGGTTGTAAATGCCTGACCATTATTATGTAAGGAGCTTCATTGGGATGGATTTTCTGGTGTTTTTCCAGATAGGTCTGTACATATTTGCGAAAAACCCCCACATTGGTCAGCCTTCTTCTTGTCACCGTGTCTTCACGGGTTATCCCCTGAGCCTTGTTGAATGCTTCAATTTCTTCCTGTTTGGTAATGATATAATCCCTTATGAGCCTGAATTTTTTAAACCGGTCCAGCATCTCTTCATTACAAAAGGAAATGCTCTTAATGTCAATATATACAGAGCGTGCTATTCTCCTGCCTTTACTTTCCTCCATCCCCTTCCAGTTCTGAAACGATTCACTGATCAAGGCATAGGTGGGAATGGTGGATATGGTTTTATCCCAGTTTCTTACTTTCACCGTATTTACGGTAATGTCAATAACGATACCATCGGCATTTTTGCTGGGCATGCTTATCCAGTCACCAGGCTTTACCATCTGATTGGCAGATAGCTGTATGCTTGAAACAAATCCCAGAATGGTATCGCGGAATACCAGCACCATTACTGCAGCGAGTGCTCCCAGACTTGCCAGAAGTCCTGTAGGACTCTTTCCCAGAAGTTCGGATATAATGAGGATGCCTCCAACGGAATGGATGATGATCTTTGTTACCTGGATATACCCTTTGATAGGCCGTTCCTGTGCAATGGGGAAGGTTTGATAAATATCGTGGAAGGCACTAAGCAAAGCATCAAGCGTGAGCAACACAATAAAAACTACATAAATATACAGGCCACTCTTAATAATTGAACTGAGTGTAGGAAAATCAACCAGAAGAATGTTGACTGCGAAGTACACAATCAATGCGGGAGCCAAATGGGAAAACCTTTGAATCACTTTTCGGGAGATTAATACATCATCCCACTTGTTTGGACTCTTTTTGACAAGTCGTTTTACGCTGGTAACCAGAACGTTTTTTGCCAGGTAGT from Bacteroidales bacterium carries:
- a CDS encoding ABC-F family ATP-binding cassette domain-containing protein, yielding MISLEQASVEYDGELLFGDVSFMLRQKEKVGLVGNNGSGKTTLLKIIHGDMAPTGGKVNIPSDIKIGYLPQHMVHQEDQTVYLSVFNSLKQISGLDADIRKLNQSVVEREDYQSDEYSRILDDLKAKTEEYHLLGGDKVESDIERTLTGLGFNREDLNQPLSVFSGGWKMRVELAKILLNEPDVLLLDEPTNHLDIESIQWFENYLVGFQGAVMLISHDRAFLDNVTSRTLELSLGKLYDFKLPYSKYRIERENLRQQQMAAYKNQQKKIKETEEFIERFRYKANKASLVQSRIKQLEKMQEVQVDEEDNKQMHIRFPDPPRSGREVLKAGNIVKYYGDHLVLDDVDFLIERGERVAFVGRNGEGKTTMAKVLLGKTDYEGSVTVGYNVEIGYYAQNQDELLDDDLTVFQTLDNIAEGEMRKKVRPILGAFLFEGEDVNKKVRVLSGGERSRLALAKLLLHPYNMLILDEPTNHLDIQSKEILKQALNDYGGTLLLVSHDRDFLDGLVSKVYEFRHRKMQEHIGGIYDFLEKKKLDELDDLNTPSKVTRNTANSEGKTQTGVDHEQRKEQNRKVRKVEKEIAQCEQRIEELEYKMEEMEKALASPEKADNHDLYSQYEELKQEHETEMNRWEQLHGELEQLKF
- a CDS encoding response regulator transcription factor, coding for MNCIIIDDDPLSLRVVEEFVNRTDFLDLKYTFNDAVEAINTINVSDDDIDLIFLDIEMPEMSGIDFLNTVKDLPQIVIISSQEKYALQAFDYDVVDYLLKPITFSRFYKAATKARDNISVSGEQKQESHEIFIKKDSALVRLKYEDILWVEAMENYVVICTYDQKFTIHFTMKSIMNQLPSDQFKRVHRSYIVNIRNIDRIEDNYVIIKSKREEKNIPIGKAYKEKFLKELNLIGK
- the rlmB gene encoding 23S rRNA (guanosine(2251)-2'-O)-methyltransferase RlmB, translating into MTQDKKSFIYGVRPVKEAIESGKPVDKVLIKNGLKNEWFREFFNAVRDHDIPYQFVPASRLDKVTRKNHQGVIAFLTPVELQDITEVLPGIFEKGRNPFILLLDSLTDVRNFGAIVRSAEGAGVDAIVISQKHFARIGEDAVKTSAGALYKVPVCRTPDMISTLDYLYQSGIQVVAVSEKSDQNYYEADFTIPSALVMGSEDKGISGGLLNKLDQSVRIPLAGEIESLNVSVAAGIIMYEVVRQRHMLTG
- a CDS encoding RNA methyltransferase encodes the protein PLKRKMWLNLSQDLTFLRLFSRKAKNIFLNEEKGVHLYALFFLQEVGMETKKLVEYLSEYVTPERLALFDRVLEHRTRYITVVLEDIYQPHNASAVLRSMDCFGIQEAHIIENSNEYRVNPDVALGASKWLNLIKYNKVEDNTMNAINYLKSKKYRIVATTPHEKEVELPDFRIEKGKTALLFGTEMHGLSFTALNMADEYLSIPMYGFTESFNISVSAAIILYQLKEKLKSSGIDWKLSETEKHHLKLEWLKRSIKSSDLIIKKILSDLPNH
- a CDS encoding mechanosensitive ion channel family protein, with translation MTMDITWIDELNSWLKGLGLDGQAVNFIVVILILIGVFLLAYLADYLAKNVLVTSVKRLVKKSPNKWDDVLISRKVIQRFSHLAPALIVYFAVNILLVDFPTLSSIIKSGLYIYVVFIVLLTLDALLSAFHDIYQTFPIAQERPIKGYIQVTKIIIHSVGGILIISELLGKSPTGLLASLGALAAVMVLVFRDTILGFVSSIQLSANQMVKPGDWISMPSKNADGIVIDITVNTVKVRNWDKTISTIPTYALISESFQNWKGMEESKGRRIARSVYIDIKSISFCNEEMLDRFKKFRLIRDYIITKQEEIEAFNKAQGITREDTVTRRRLTNVGVFRKYVQTYLEKHQKIHPNEAPYIIMVRHLQPTEKGLPIQIYCFSKEVQWKAYEMVQADIFDHILAVISEFGLRVFQSPSSDDFRALTGRDQESEG